One Tachypleus tridentatus isolate NWPU-2018 chromosome 3, ASM421037v1, whole genome shotgun sequence DNA window includes the following coding sequences:
- the LOC143247881 gene encoding uncharacterized protein LOC143247881, protein MTNSDRNEVHKPNIPLRLIMTAQNSPYQLAIFLDIMVSFDVIDLSTNVPTSETLYITRQRLLNENSLSHRTDMKTDAIMELTTICLQSTYFQYNEELYKQTDGLAMGSPLSPILADIFMEDFEERVPSSTPIKPSFYKRFVDDTFVIWHHGHENLPAFLEHLSSVDKIIHFTMEVEKQNSLSFLDILINKQARQVTTTVYRKRTDTYTSSPIIQPR, encoded by the exons ATGACAAACAGCGACAGAAATGAA GTACACAAACCTAATATACCTCTAAGGCTTATCATGACTGCTCAAAACTCTCCATATCAACTGGCTATTTTCCTA GATATTATGGTCAGTTTTGACGTCATAGATCTATCAACCAATGTTCCAACCTCAGAAACCCTTTACATCACTAGACAACGACTGCTGAATGAGAACTCTCTAtcacacagaacagatatgaaAACAGACGCCATAATGGAATTAACAACTATTTGCCTACAATCAACCTATTTCCAATACAATGAGGaattatataaacaaacagatggtctagccatgggatcaccactctctccaatcttagcagacattttcatggaagacttTGAAGAAAGAGTCCCTTCATCCACACcaataaaaccaagtttctacaaACGTTTTGTCGACGATACCTTCGTTATTTGGCACCACGgtcatgaaaacttaccagcCTTCTTAGAACATCTCAGTTCCGTAGACAAAATAATCCACTTTACCATGGAAGTAGAGAAACAAAACAGTCTGTcgtttcttgacatactcatcaacaaacaagcaagacaaGTAACCACAACTGTGTACAGAAAACGgacagatacctacacttccagtcctatcatccaacctcgATAA